A window of the Apostichopus japonicus isolate 1M-3 chromosome 8, ASM3797524v1, whole genome shotgun sequence genome harbors these coding sequences:
- the LOC139970375 gene encoding sphingomyelinase C-like, translating to MGQFCQWIGWVAFCLILRIVQAENQCGPDYDIKLSVWVDDVPDCHADSSYCPHFGLEYVCEEPFDYSNASHPNATCKTGTRVRCSFPDQSVPLVETSADVIKVMAYNVYELRYLFYQSGQKERTCRIIPEVLKMHPDVDVIVFNEVFMGGCFAQDDDNLLEIRDILDQYGFPYYTKTVGAIPNLRQPENGGIFIASKWPIDKEGRKVFEHISRWGDSTMKKGVAYAKVRKTVEGESKLYHIFGTHFQAYERENTSLIRMLQAEEMYNFMLEQNIPADEAVIYAGDLNADKANRPEHAAEIISTLHSTLPTITGDLEFSYDKVVNDVFDPGETTRKWLDYVLFSDEHIQPTSATLEAVRPRSSPMALCMTATDVRPMYADSRTCFDARNVTDLSDHYAVLGVLSYELQVNPTTEDIPVPTAGSARPKSLPVVLVTIAIMSASFAVLKVI from the coding sequence ATGATGTACCAGATTGTCATGCAGATTCTTCTTATTGTCCACACTTTGGTCTCGAGTATGTATGTGAGGAACCATTCGACTACTCCAATGCATCTCATCCAAACGCGACATGCAAGACAGGGACGAGAGTCCGATGTTCGTTCCCAGACCAATCAGTACCGTTGGTGGAAACCTCCGCTGACGTCATAAAGGTCATGGCATACAATGTATATGAGTTGAGGTATCTCTTCTACCAATCCGGCCAAAAGGAGCGCACCTGTCGCATAATACCGGAAGTCTTGAAGATGCACCCTGATGTGGATGTCATCGTTTTCAACGAAGTTTTCATGGGAGGATGTTTTGCTCAAGATGACGATAACCTTTTGGAGATCCGGGACATCCTTGATCAATACGGGTTTCCTTATTATACCAAAACGGTAGGTGCTATACCGAATCTACGACAGCCAGAGAATGGTGGTATCTTCATCGCTAGTAAATGGCCGATCGATAAGGAAGGACGAAAGGTGTTCGAGCACATCTCCCGATGGGGAGACAGTACCATGAAGAAAGGAGTTGCTTACGCCAAAGTTCGAAAGACTGTGGAAGGTGAAAGCAAATTATACCATATTTTTGGGACCCACTTTCAGGCATACGAAAGGGAGAACACAAGTCTGATTCGAATGCTACAAGCTGAAGAGATGTATAACTTCATGCTTGAGCAGAATATTCCTGCGGACGAGGCTGTCATCTACGCCGGTGATTTAAACGCTGATAAAGCGAACAGACCCGAGCACGCGGCGGAGATCATCTCCACCTTACATTCAACCCTGCCAACGATAACAGGTGATTTAGAGTTCTCCTATGATAAAGTGGTCAACGATGTCTTTGATCCCGGCGAAACTACTCGTAAGTGGCTGGACTATGTACTCTTCAGCGACGAACACATACAACCGACCTCAGCGACGTTAGAGGCCGTACGGCCTCGATCCTCACCGATGGCATTGTGTATGACTGCTACCGACGTTCGGCCCATGTACGCCGACAGTCGTACTTGTTTCGACGCCCGTAACGTAACTGACCTCTCAGACCATTACGCAGTTCTAGGTGTCCTGTCATACGAATTGCAAGTAAACCCAACAACTGAGGACATTCCTGTCCCTACTGCTGGAAGTGCACGCCCAAAATCGCTACCCGTTGTCTTGGTAACAATTGCTATCATGTCGGCATCTTTTGCTGTGCTGAAAGTCATCTAA